The Litchfieldia alkalitelluris genome has a window encoding:
- the hutP gene encoding hut operon transcriptional regulator HutP produces MLKSDKDRLGKNALLLVLSEEKEEEQAAISQLDRLQWRYCKGKVGSMELQKIVAAIETTAKRQGIVDGELYREMHALYHAIIEAMHGVTRGQVELGNMLRTVGLRFSIVRGTPYESEQEGEWLAVALYGTIGAPVRGLEHETIGLGINHI; encoded by the coding sequence ATGCTAAAGAGCGACAAAGACAGATTAGGTAAAAATGCATTATTGCTTGTTTTATCTGAGGAAAAAGAGGAAGAACAAGCAGCCATATCACAACTTGACCGTTTGCAATGGCGATATTGTAAGGGGAAAGTTGGATCAATGGAGCTTCAGAAAATTGTCGCTGCAATTGAAACAACAGCCAAACGGCAAGGAATTGTAGATGGTGAATTATATCGTGAAATGCATGCCTTATACCATGCCATCATTGAAGCAATGCATGGGGTAACTAGAGGACAGGTAGAACTGGGTAATATGCTTCGGACTGTGGGGTTAAGGTTTTCAATTGTTCGAGGAACCCCATATGAAAGTGAACAAGAAGGCGAGTGGCTAGCAGTTGCCTTGTACGGGACGATTGGTGCACCTGTTAGAGGGTTAGAGCATGAGACTATTGGTTTAGGAATTAATCATATTTAA
- the ilvA gene encoding threonine ammonia-lyase gives MITLKDIEAAKAKMHGIVHYTHLDHSTTFSKLGNNEIYLKLENLQKTGSFKARGSYNKMMSLTPEELEKGVIAASAGNHAQGVAYSSSQLNVPCTIVMPKGAPLSKVEATKRYGANVELHGTTFDEALEYALGLQKELGATFVHPFDDLAIIAGQGTVGIEIFEQLPEVDAVVCPVGGGGLIAGVALALKALKPSVKVFGVESRACPSMKESLEANKPIVTKSLPSMADGIAVKKPGQLTFDIIKQYVDDIFIVEEMEIARTMLLLLERNKLLVEGSAATSLAAMLYHKIPIENANVVPIITGGNVDMNFISRIIEHGMVESGRFLSVITTITDKPGNLQRLLQLIAELDGNVLNINHQRIGAKVFPGQTQIQLSLETKNQTHIDQIIHKMQDAGYVVKIEV, from the coding sequence ATGATTACATTAAAAGATATAGAGGCAGCAAAAGCGAAGATGCACGGTATCGTCCATTACACTCATCTGGATCACTCAACGACATTTAGTAAGCTCGGTAACAATGAAATTTATTTAAAACTCGAAAATCTACAAAAAACAGGGTCGTTCAAGGCGAGAGGTTCTTATAATAAAATGATGTCACTGACCCCTGAGGAATTGGAAAAAGGGGTCATTGCAGCGTCAGCTGGGAATCATGCACAAGGTGTTGCATACTCAAGTAGTCAACTAAATGTACCTTGTACAATTGTTATGCCAAAAGGCGCTCCATTGAGCAAGGTCGAGGCTACCAAAAGATATGGTGCGAATGTGGAGCTACATGGAACGACTTTTGATGAGGCACTCGAATATGCCCTGGGACTACAAAAGGAGCTTGGCGCTACATTTGTACATCCATTTGATGATTTAGCGATTATTGCTGGTCAGGGTACCGTTGGGATTGAAATTTTTGAGCAATTACCTGAAGTAGATGCCGTTGTTTGTCCTGTAGGTGGAGGTGGATTAATAGCGGGGGTAGCTCTTGCGTTAAAAGCATTAAAACCATCTGTCAAGGTGTTTGGAGTAGAATCAAGGGCATGCCCTAGTATGAAAGAATCGTTGGAAGCAAACAAGCCTATCGTTACAAAGTCATTACCATCAATGGCTGATGGAATTGCCGTTAAAAAGCCTGGCCAGCTCACGTTTGATATAATTAAGCAATATGTGGATGATATTTTTATTGTTGAAGAAATGGAAATTGCCAGAACGATGCTGTTATTACTCGAACGAAATAAGTTACTTGTCGAAGGATCAGCAGCCACTTCATTAGCTGCTATGTTGTATCATAAAATTCCAATAGAAAATGCCAATGTTGTCCCGATCATTACTGGTGGTAATGTAGATATGAACTTTATATCTAGAATTATCGAACATGGGATGGTTGAATCAGGAAGATTTCTTTCAGTTATTACAACGATCACCGATAAGCCAGGAAATCTACAAAGGTTGCTACAATTAATCGCAGAACTTGACGGAAACGTGTTAAATATTAATCATCAACGAATTGGTGCAAAAGTCTTTCCAGGTCAAACTCAAATTCAATTATCCCTTGAAACGAAAAATCAAACACATATTGACCAAATTATTCACAAAATGCAAGATGCTGGGTACGTGGTTAAGATAGAAGTATAA
- the hutU gene encoding urocanate hydratase, which yields MSKQVKRTIRAKKGLELECKGWEQEAVLRMLYNNLDPEVAEKGEELVVYGGIGKAARNWEAFDALVATLRKLEKNETMLIQSGKPVGVFKTHEQAPRVLLSNSVLVPKWANWEHFHELDQKGLMMYGQMTAGSWIYIGTQGILQGTYETFASVAKAHFNGSLTGTITLTAGLGGMGGAQPLAVTMNGGVVIAVDVDPAKIQKRIDTKYCDLMTGSIDEALMWAYEAKDKGEALSIGLIGNAAEVHHELLKRGVKIDIVTDQTSAHDPLNGYIPVGLTVEEALSFRESQPKDYVTKANESMANHVKAMLEFQKRGSIVFDYGNNIRQVALDEGVENAFSFPGFVPAYIRPLFCEGKGPFRWAALSGDPEDIYRTDQLIKELFPDNEPLLRWIEMAGEKVAFQGLPSRICWLGYGERVKMGLAINELVRKGELKAPIVIGRDHLDCGSVASPNRETEAMKDGSDAVGDWAILNALINTAAGGSWISFHHGGGVGMGYSLHAGMVVVADGTSLAQERLERVLTTDPGMGVIRHVDAGYDRAVEVAEENHIVIPMRQEEKND from the coding sequence ATGAGTAAACAAGTAAAACGAACGATAAGAGCAAAAAAAGGATTAGAGCTTGAATGCAAAGGTTGGGAGCAAGAAGCTGTATTAAGAATGCTTTATAACAATTTGGATCCAGAGGTAGCTGAGAAAGGTGAAGAGTTAGTTGTATATGGTGGAATTGGAAAAGCTGCAAGAAACTGGGAAGCATTTGATGCGCTTGTTGCTACTCTTAGAAAGCTAGAAAAAAATGAAACCATGCTAATTCAATCAGGTAAGCCAGTAGGTGTTTTTAAAACTCATGAACAAGCTCCAAGAGTCCTGTTATCTAACTCGGTACTTGTACCTAAATGGGCGAATTGGGAGCATTTCCACGAGCTTGATCAAAAAGGTCTTATGATGTATGGACAAATGACGGCAGGGAGTTGGATTTATATCGGTACCCAAGGAATTCTTCAGGGGACTTATGAAACCTTTGCAAGTGTTGCCAAAGCACATTTTAACGGTTCCTTAACAGGAACAATTACACTAACTGCTGGACTTGGTGGAATGGGAGGAGCTCAGCCCCTAGCTGTTACGATGAATGGCGGAGTCGTAATTGCTGTCGACGTGGATCCTGCTAAAATTCAGAAGCGAATTGATACGAAATATTGTGATTTAATGACAGGTTCTATTGATGAAGCGTTAATGTGGGCTTATGAAGCAAAAGACAAGGGTGAGGCATTATCCATTGGTCTTATCGGAAATGCTGCAGAAGTCCATCATGAGCTATTAAAAAGAGGGGTGAAAATTGATATTGTAACAGATCAAACCTCTGCCCATGATCCCTTGAATGGATATATACCTGTTGGCCTTACAGTAGAAGAAGCTCTAAGTTTTAGGGAAAGTCAGCCAAAAGACTATGTAACGAAAGCAAATGAAAGTATGGCTAACCATGTAAAAGCAATGCTTGAGTTTCAAAAGCGTGGTTCAATCGTCTTCGACTATGGTAATAATATCAGACAGGTTGCTTTAGATGAAGGTGTGGAAAATGCTTTTAGTTTTCCAGGCTTCGTTCCAGCTTATATCCGTCCATTGTTTTGCGAGGGCAAAGGTCCGTTTCGTTGGGCTGCCTTATCTGGGGACCCAGAGGATATTTATCGTACCGACCAACTGATTAAAGAGCTTTTTCCTGACAATGAACCGCTTCTACGTTGGATTGAAATGGCCGGAGAGAAGGTCGCATTCCAAGGGCTGCCGTCACGGATTTGCTGGTTAGGCTACGGTGAAAGGGTTAAAATGGGGCTTGCGATTAATGAGCTTGTTCGCAAAGGCGAGTTAAAGGCACCAATTGTTATCGGACGGGATCATTTAGATTGTGGATCTGTTGCTTCTCCAAATCGTGAAACCGAAGCGATGAAGGATGGAAGTGATGCTGTAGGCGATTGGGCTATTCTAAATGCGTTAATTAATACTGCTGCAGGTGGTTCATGGATCTCATTCCATCATGGTGGTGGTGTCGGAATGGGCTATTCTCTACATGCCGGAATGGTTGTGGTGGCAGATGGAACTAGTTTAGCACAAGAAAGGCTAGAACGCGTATTAACTACTGATCCTGGAATGGGAGTCATTCGTCACGTCGATGCTGGATATGATCGTGCTGTAGAGGTTGCCGAGGAAAATCACATAGTCATTCCGATGCGACAGGAGGAGAAAAATGATTAA
- a CDS encoding IS256 family transposase, translating to MTQLQFTLDLENLKESVINSDIEAVIKSAIVLVLNNVMEKERDDYLNVAAYERSADRRDYRNGYYERELLLNVGKVTLKVPRTRNGEFSTSVFEKYARCDQALVISMLEMVINGVSTRKVTQIVEQLCGESVSKSFVSSLTQKLDPIVNDWAKRPLNTRYFPYLFVDAMYIKVREHHQIVSKAVYIATAITDKNKREVLGLSVDHVEDFESWSRFIQQLKSRGLQSPKLVISDAHKGLQKAIQREFIGTSWQRCYVHFKRNIINKLPKKDSADIRKMIKRVFEAITIEDIRTFKNELMSQYGDIPKYEKALQIFEEGFEDTIQYMNHPEGMRCYLRSTNSLERLNQEVRRRERVIRIFPNTQSAFRLVGAVLMEYQENAYSRKKSL from the coding sequence ATGACCCAATTACAGTTTACCCTAGATTTGGAAAATTTAAAAGAATCCGTTATAAATTCTGATATTGAAGCAGTTATCAAATCTGCGATTGTTTTGGTATTAAATAATGTCATGGAAAAAGAGAGAGATGACTATTTAAACGTAGCTGCCTATGAGCGGTCCGCTGATCGACGTGATTATCGTAATGGTTATTATGAACGTGAGTTACTCTTGAATGTTGGTAAAGTCACGCTTAAGGTACCAAGAACTCGTAATGGTGAATTTTCAACCTCAGTATTTGAGAAATACGCCCGTTGTGACCAAGCTCTAGTTATCTCTATGTTGGAGATGGTTATTAATGGTGTATCAACTCGCAAGGTCACTCAAATTGTAGAACAGCTTTGTGGCGAATCTGTCTCAAAGTCATTTGTTTCGTCACTTACTCAAAAACTTGATCCAATTGTTAATGATTGGGCTAAACGACCTTTAAACACTAGATATTTCCCCTACCTTTTTGTTGATGCAATGTATATAAAAGTTCGGGAACATCATCAAATCGTCTCCAAAGCAGTTTATATTGCTACAGCGATTACGGATAAAAACAAGCGTGAAGTTTTAGGGTTAAGTGTGGATCATGTTGAGGATTTTGAGAGTTGGAGTCGCTTTATTCAACAGCTTAAATCGCGTGGGCTTCAATCCCCAAAACTTGTTATTTCAGATGCACATAAAGGGTTGCAAAAGGCAATACAACGTGAATTTATAGGTACTAGCTGGCAAAGGTGTTATGTGCATTTTAAACGGAATATTATTAACAAGCTGCCAAAGAAAGACTCTGCTGATATTCGTAAGATGATAAAACGAGTGTTTGAAGCAATAACGATCGAGGATATCCGTACTTTTAAGAATGAACTAATGAGTCAATATGGGGATATCCCAAAATATGAGAAGGCTCTTCAGATTTTTGAAGAAGGTTTCGAAGATACCATTCAGTATATGAATCATCCCGAAGGTATGCGATGTTACCTGAGAAGTACCAATTCTCTTGAACGCTTAAATCAAGAAGTACGAAGAAGAGAAAGAGTCATTAGGATATTTCCGAATACACAGTCTGCTTTTCGTTTAGTAGGTGCAGTCTTAATGGAATATCAAGAGAACGCATACTCCCGGAAGAAGTCCCTATAG
- a CDS encoding fatty acid desaturase family protein — MKELHTFGWYAARIKPHMPKEAFKPVPARLWGGLAYLLVIIACFLVIGLFDLPMIVNLVLAFVLGTSFAAMGFLGHEILHGTVVRTAWLRDVLGAIAFWPLSTGPSLWRKWHNLTHHVHTQDDENDPDSWPTLEAMMKKPILRWIYKLPLSFRAFVCFCSLAIQFTAHSLKMFMVYIKEFNVKKRPKVWIELILPWATWIGLLFILGPTKWIFAFLLPLLIANFIVMGYISTNHRLNPLVPVNDPLANSLTVTVPKWVDVLHFNFSYHTEHHLFPGMSSKYYPLVKQHIKRMWPERYHEMPLIRALIALWKTPRVYFNGNELVDPRKNHLYGSLGNGLDPNKITSRVEMLKKEDEAAEAFLNSETEEKPI, encoded by the coding sequence ATGAAGGAATTACATACGTTCGGTTGGTATGCAGCTCGAATTAAGCCACATATGCCGAAAGAAGCTTTTAAGCCAGTACCAGCTCGATTATGGGGTGGACTAGCTTATCTATTAGTGATAATTGCATGTTTTTTAGTGATTGGATTGTTTGATTTACCGATGATAGTAAATTTGGTGCTTGCTTTTGTGTTAGGAACAAGCTTTGCAGCCATGGGCTTTCTTGGGCATGAGATTCTACATGGAACTGTGGTGAGAACCGCATGGCTGCGTGACGTATTAGGAGCAATTGCTTTTTGGCCATTAAGTACAGGACCAAGTCTTTGGAGAAAATGGCATAACCTTACACATCATGTTCATACGCAGGATGATGAAAATGATCCGGATTCCTGGCCAACCCTTGAGGCCATGATGAAGAAACCTATATTGCGTTGGATCTATAAATTACCTTTATCGTTTCGAGCATTTGTATGCTTTTGTTCCTTGGCCATTCAATTTACGGCACATTCATTAAAAATGTTTATGGTGTATATTAAAGAGTTTAATGTAAAAAAGCGTCCAAAAGTATGGATTGAATTAATTTTACCTTGGGCAACCTGGATTGGTTTATTATTTATTTTAGGGCCGACAAAATGGATATTTGCATTTTTACTGCCATTATTGATTGCAAATTTTATCGTGATGGGCTACATTTCTACAAATCATCGCCTAAATCCATTAGTACCTGTGAATGATCCGTTAGCCAACAGTCTTACTGTTACAGTTCCTAAATGGGTCGATGTATTACATTTTAATTTTTCATATCACACGGAGCATCATTTATTTCCTGGTATGAGCTCTAAATATTATCCACTTGTGAAACAGCATATTAAACGGATGTGGCCTGAGCGGTATCACGAAATGCCGCTAATTCGAGCACTTATTGCCTTGTGGAAAACACCACGAGTATATTTTAATGGTAATGAACTTGTTGATCCAAGGAAAAACCATTTATATGGTTCTTTAGGTAATGGATTGGATCCTAACAAAATTACCTCACGTGTGGAAATGCTTAAAAAAGAGGATGAAGCAGCAGAAGCTTTTCTAAATAGTGAAACAGAGGAAAAACCGATATAA
- the hutH gene encoding histidine ammonia-lyase: MVILTGYTLTLEEIKRVVYDNEIVVASKDSMEAVEKSRKAVDKIVESKKVIYGITTGFGKFADVYIDCSDVEELQLNLIHSHACGVGDPFPELVSRAMILLRTNALLKGYSGVRTEVIEILIDLVNAGIHPVIPQQGSLGASGDLAPLSHLALVLMGEGEVVYQGKTQKAIDALSNERIEPITLKAKEGLALINGTQAMTAMGVIGYLEAEQLAYQSELISSITLEGLRGIIDAFDDDIHQVRGYKEQVDVAKRIREYLNDSQLTTTQGEIRVQDAYSLRCIPQVHGASWQVLNYVKEKLEIEVNAATDNPLIFDEGRKVISGGNFHGQPIAFAMDFMKLSLAELANISERRIERLVNPQLNDLPPFLSPEPGLQSGAMIMQYCAAALVSENKTLAHPASVDSIPSSANQEDHVSMGTIGSRHAYQILQNARRVLAIELICALQAVEYRGVEKMATKTKGFYMEARKLVPSMIKDRIFSKDIEAVTTWLKEFDFAGMICKNSTPTIKEVK, encoded by the coding sequence TTGGTTATTTTAACAGGTTATACATTAACACTAGAAGAGATTAAGAGAGTGGTTTATGACAATGAAATTGTTGTCGCCTCAAAGGATAGTATGGAAGCAGTTGAGAAAAGCAGAAAAGCTGTTGACAAAATAGTTGAGTCAAAAAAAGTTATTTATGGAATTACTACAGGGTTTGGGAAGTTTGCTGATGTTTATATCGATTGTAGTGATGTAGAAGAGCTTCAATTAAATTTAATTCACTCACATGCCTGTGGCGTTGGAGATCCTTTTCCAGAGCTAGTTTCAAGAGCGATGATTTTGTTAAGAACTAATGCATTACTGAAGGGATATTCAGGTGTGAGAACAGAGGTGATTGAAATCCTCATAGACCTAGTTAATGCAGGGATTCATCCGGTAATACCCCAGCAAGGGTCACTCGGAGCTAGCGGCGATTTAGCACCACTTTCGCATCTTGCCCTTGTTTTAATGGGAGAGGGAGAGGTGGTGTATCAAGGTAAAACGCAAAAAGCAATAGATGCACTCTCTAATGAACGGATTGAACCTATTACCTTAAAAGCAAAAGAAGGCTTAGCACTTATCAATGGAACTCAAGCGATGACAGCGATGGGGGTTATTGGTTACCTAGAAGCTGAGCAGCTAGCATATCAAAGTGAACTCATCTCTTCGATTACTCTTGAGGGGTTAAGAGGAATAATTGATGCCTTTGATGACGATATCCATCAGGTGAGAGGATACAAAGAACAGGTTGATGTAGCTAAAAGAATAAGAGAATACTTGAATGATAGTCAATTAACAACCACTCAAGGCGAGATAAGGGTACAAGATGCCTATTCATTAAGATGTATTCCACAGGTTCATGGTGCGTCATGGCAGGTGCTCAATTATGTGAAGGAAAAACTTGAAATTGAAGTGAATGCGGCAACTGATAATCCACTCATTTTTGATGAAGGACGAAAAGTGATTTCTGGTGGCAATTTTCATGGTCAGCCAATTGCATTTGCGATGGACTTCATGAAGTTGTCACTTGCGGAGTTAGCAAATATTTCTGAGAGAAGAATAGAGAGATTAGTTAATCCACAGCTTAATGATTTGCCACCATTTTTAAGTCCGGAGCCTGGTCTGCAATCGGGTGCCATGATTATGCAATATTGTGCAGCAGCCCTTGTTTCGGAAAATAAAACACTCGCACACCCAGCAAGTGTTGACTCTATTCCATCGTCTGCAAATCAAGAGGATCATGTGAGTATGGGGACAATTGGCTCAAGGCATGCCTATCAAATTCTCCAAAATGCACGAAGAGTGTTAGCAATTGAGCTGATTTGTGCTCTTCAAGCGGTTGAATACAGAGGAGTTGAGAAGATGGCTACAAAAACAAAGGGGTTTTATATGGAAGCAAGAAAACTAGTTCCTTCGATGATAAAGGATCGGATATTTTCAAAAGATATTGAGGCTGTTACTACTTGGCTTAAGGAGTTTGACTTTGCCGGTATGATTTGTAAAAATTCAACACCAACTATTAAGGAGGTTAAATAA
- a CDS encoding GNAT family N-acetyltransferase, with protein sequence MEWNKGQFLISDDKDKIQIELVLRLLLGSYWAKDLEREVIEKAIQNSVCFGIYCDNKQIGFARAITDRAVMTWILDVIVDEQFRGNGLGKWLVECMLNHPELKDTKFRLTTSDAHELYRKFGFDQEKIMVRQRV encoded by the coding sequence ATGGAATGGAATAAAGGTCAATTTCTCATAAGTGATGACAAAGATAAAATCCAGATTGAATTGGTTCTGAGACTCCTATTAGGTAGTTACTGGGCTAAGGATCTTGAGAGAGAGGTCATTGAAAAAGCAATTCAGAATTCAGTTTGCTTTGGGATATATTGTGATAATAAGCAAATAGGATTCGCACGAGCAATTACTGATCGAGCAGTAATGACATGGATCTTAGATGTGATTGTAGATGAACAGTTCAGGGGAAATGGGCTCGGAAAGTGGTTAGTAGAATGTATGTTAAATCACCCAGAATTAAAGGATACAAAATTCCGCTTAACCACAAGTGATGCTCATGAATTATATCGGAAATTTGGTTTTGATCAAGAGAAGATTATGGTAAGGCAGCGGGTGTAG
- a CDS encoding ABC-F family ATP-binding cassette domain-containing protein, with amino-acid sequence MSVLTVKNLSHGFGDRAIFNDVSFRLLKGEHIGLIGANGEGKSTFMNIITGQLQPDDGKVEWSRNVRVGYLDQHAALERGSSIRDVLKGAFKYLFDLEAEINNIYNKMGEASPEELEKMLEEVGTLQDILTNNDFYTIDAKVEEIARGLGLEDIGLDRDVHDLSGGQRTKILLAKLLLEKPDILLLDEPTNYLDEQHIVWLKRYLQEYENAFILISHDIPFLNSVINLIYHMENQELNRYVGDYDNFLQVHEMKKQQLESAYKRQQQEISKLKDFVARNKASVATRNMAMSRQKKLDKMDVIELAKEKPKPEFNFKEARASSKLVFQTKDLVIGYTEPLSKPLNLKMERGQKIALMGANGIGKTTLLKSILGLNKPISGEVELGDYQYIGYFEQEIKEANYNTCIEEVWNEFPSYNQAEIRAALAKCGLTTKHIESKVEVLSGGEKAKVRLCKLINNETNILVLDEPTNHLDVDAKDELKRALKAYKGSVIIICHEPEFYQDVVSDVWNCETWTTKVF; translated from the coding sequence ATGAGTGTTTTAACAGTTAAAAACTTAAGTCATGGGTTTGGAGATCGTGCCATATTTAATGATGTATCCTTTCGCCTATTAAAGGGTGAGCACATTGGGTTGATTGGTGCTAATGGTGAGGGTAAATCAACATTTATGAATATTATTACAGGTCAATTACAGCCTGATGATGGAAAAGTCGAGTGGTCAAGAAATGTTCGTGTTGGATATCTTGATCAACATGCTGCCCTTGAGCGCGGCTCATCCATTCGTGATGTACTCAAAGGTGCTTTTAAATATCTTTTTGATTTAGAAGCCGAAATCAATAACATTTATAACAAAATGGGCGAAGCGTCTCCAGAAGAACTAGAAAAGATGTTAGAAGAAGTTGGTACACTTCAGGATATCTTAACGAACAATGATTTCTATACAATTGATGCTAAAGTTGAAGAAATTGCTAGAGGACTAGGCTTAGAAGATATTGGCTTAGATCGTGATGTCCATGATTTAAGTGGTGGACAACGTACAAAGATTCTTCTTGCAAAGCTTTTACTAGAAAAACCAGATATTTTATTACTAGATGAGCCGACAAACTATCTCGATGAGCAGCATATTGTCTGGCTTAAACGATATCTACAAGAATACGAGAATGCATTTATTTTAATATCACATGATATTCCTTTCCTGAACAGTGTAATTAACTTGATTTACCATATGGAAAACCAAGAGCTTAACCGCTATGTTGGCGACTATGATAATTTCTTGCAGGTACATGAGATGAAAAAGCAACAGCTTGAATCTGCTTATAAAAGACAACAACAGGAAATTTCCAAGCTTAAAGATTTCGTTGCTCGTAACAAAGCAAGCGTGGCGACAAGAAATATGGCCATGTCTCGTCAGAAGAAGCTAGATAAAATGGATGTCATTGAGCTTGCGAAAGAAAAACCGAAACCTGAATTTAATTTTAAAGAAGCGAGAGCATCAAGTAAGCTCGTTTTCCAAACAAAAGATCTTGTAATCGGTTATACTGAGCCATTATCAAAACCATTAAACCTAAAAATGGAGCGCGGCCAAAAGATTGCTCTAATGGGTGCAAACGGTATTGGTAAAACAACTTTATTAAAAAGTATTCTCGGACTTAATAAACCTATTTCAGGAGAAGTTGAGCTGGGTGATTATCAATATATCGGATATTTTGAGCAAGAAATAAAAGAAGCGAATTATAATACTTGTATTGAAGAAGTATGGAATGAGTTTCCTTCTTATAATCAAGCAGAAATTCGTGCGGCATTAGCTAAGTGTGGTTTAACGACGAAGCATATCGAAAGTAAAGTTGAAGTGCTTAGTGGTGGAGAAAAGGCAAAGGTACGTTTATGTAAGCTGATTAATAATGAGACAAACATCTTGGTTCTTGATGAGCCGACCAACCATTTAGATGTTGATGCGAAGGACGAATTAAAACGCGCTCTAAAAGCATACAAAGGTTCAGTAATAATCATCTGCCACGAACCAGAATTTTATCAAGATGTGGTTTCAGATGTTTGGAACTGTGAAACTTGGACAACCAAAGTATTCTAA
- a CDS encoding polysaccharide biosynthesis protein: protein MSTFLKGTLVLILVAFIGECIEFLVNMVLARELGEVGMGLYMTILPSIFLVVILASLELPISVSKLIAENERKYHSNMLQHIMKITVLMTILFIVLASLILPYVSIFDDYHPLVRWLVVMLIPLISFTSIARGYFMGVQKMGKIAFSNFLRKAIQLILLVFIYQMFDFNLDYAILIALGTLVISDIFVFAYLFYEYLVRVRVLNKQSNALMSVKKVRKQLMSISLPTTGLRIFHSVTHAIQPFLVKAALIRAGMPAAVATEHYGLLAGVALSIGFFPAFIAHSLLIVLIPTVSEAYSNGDLVKLQQLLQKVLRFTMLYGVPAICLFYFFADPLTHLFFESTAATVYLQMLWPYFLFHFFVIPMQAYLIGLGLLKDALFHTIWSHVIAFLMMFILGSLQQLQMEGIIIGMNMGAVLLTLMHYVTICKKIGLNVFMKVPVKNFN, encoded by the coding sequence ATGAGTACATTCTTAAAAGGAACATTGGTTTTAATATTAGTTGCTTTTATTGGTGAGTGTATAGAATTTTTAGTGAACATGGTTCTTGCAAGGGAACTTGGTGAAGTAGGAATGGGTTTGTATATGACCATCTTACCTTCTATTTTTTTAGTCGTCATTTTAGCTAGTTTAGAATTACCAATCTCAGTTTCAAAGTTAATTGCAGAGAATGAAAGGAAATACCATAGCAACATGCTTCAACATATTATGAAAATAACAGTATTGATGACGATCTTGTTTATTGTTTTAGCGTCACTTATCTTACCGTATGTTTCCATTTTTGATGATTACCATCCACTTGTACGTTGGTTGGTCGTGATGTTAATTCCACTCATTTCTTTTACATCCATTGCCCGTGGTTATTTTATGGGAGTACAAAAAATGGGGAAAATTGCTTTTTCAAATTTTTTAAGAAAAGCAATTCAGCTAATCCTGCTTGTTTTTATTTATCAAATGTTCGACTTTAACTTGGATTATGCGATACTGATTGCTTTAGGAACATTGGTCATTAGTGATATTTTCGTGTTTGCTTACCTTTTTTATGAGTATCTTGTACGAGTCCGAGTATTGAATAAACAATCAAACGCATTGATGAGTGTAAAAAAGGTGCGAAAACAGTTGATGTCGATTTCTCTACCAACAACTGGGCTTAGAATCTTTCATTCTGTGACACATGCGATCCAACCATTTTTAGTGAAGGCAGCACTTATAAGGGCGGGAATGCCTGCAGCTGTCGCAACTGAGCATTATGGATTATTGGCGGGTGTTGCTTTATCGATTGGGTTTTTCCCTGCATTTATTGCTCATTCATTACTAATTGTACTAATTCCAACTGTTTCGGAGGCATACTCAAATGGGGATCTAGTTAAACTTCAACAACTTCTCCAGAAAGTGTTGCGTTTTACGATGCTATATGGTGTTCCAGCGATTTGTTTATTTTATTTCTTTGCAGATCCACTCACGCATTTGTTTTTTGAATCAACAGCCGCAACGGTTTATTTGCAAATGCTATGGCCATATTTTCTCTTTCATTTCTTTGTGATTCCTATGCAAGCCTATCTTATTGGATTAGGGCTATTAAAGGATGCTCTGTTTCACACGATATGGTCTCATGTTATCGCATTTTTAATGATGTTTATTTTAGGCTCACTGCAGCAGCTTCAAATGGAAGGGATTATAATTGGAATGAACATGGGGGCAGTACTTCTAACCTTAATGCATTATGTAACGATTTGTAAAAAGATTGGTTTAAATGTATTTATGAAGGTACCAGTAAAGAATTTTAATTAG